In Deltaproteobacteria bacterium, the DNA window CGCCGCGACGCTGTTCTCCTTCAATCCTGATTTCGGCGCGACGGAGCTGCTCAAGTCGTTCGTGGTCGTCGTGCTCGGCGGTCTCGGCAGCGTGGCGGGGACGGCGATTGCGGCGCTGATCCTGGCGGTGGTGGAGGTGTTCGCGATTCTGGTCCTGCCGGCGTACTTGACCGCGGCCGTCGGATTCGTGCTGCTCGTCCTCGTGCTCGTGATCCGTCCCGGCGGTCTGTTCGGCCAGCGCGTGCTCGGATGAAACTCATCGTGCCGCCCTGGGTGCGGCCGCGGGCCGTCATCGCGCTTGCGATCGCTACTGCCATCCTCGCGATCGCGCCGCTGCTCCACGGCAACAGGTACTGGCACAACCAGCTCACCGAAACCCTCGCCGCCATCGCCACTGCTCTCGCCTGGAACTGGCTCGGCGGCTACCTGGGTCAGGTGAGCTTCGGTCACGCCGCGATGATCGGCGTCGGTGGATTCGTCGCCGGCCGGCTGCAACTCGCCCTTGGAGTGCCGATGCTCGCCGCGTGGGTGATCGCGGGCGTCATCGCCGGGCTGTACGCGCTGGTCTGGGGACATCCGACGCTCCGTCTCCGCGGGCCCTACTTCTCCATCGCGACCATCGGCGTGGGAGAAGCGACACGCCTCATCTGCACGTATTGGGTCTGGCTGACCGGCGGGTCCTCGGGCATGTCGTTGCCGGTGCAGGCGAACCTCAAGTACCAGCTGTACTGGTACGCGCTCGCCCTGGCCGTGATCGCGCTCGCGGCTTCGTACGTGCTGCGGCGTTCGCCTCTCGGCCTCTCGCTGCTGGCGATCAAGAGCGACGTGGACGCCGCGGGCGACGTAGGGGTGTCGTCGGTCAGGCTGCAGGACCTGGTGCTCTTCCTCTCCGGCCTGACGATGGGCGTGTGCGGCGGCTTCTACGCCTCGTACTACAGCTTCATCGAGCCCAACGACATGTTCGGCTTTTTGCGGAGCATCTCGTTCGTGCTCATGGGGGTGATCGGCGGCATCGGCACCATCGGTGGACCGGCGATTGGCGCGGTAGTGTTCGTCCTGCTCCGGAACAACCTCATCGCCTCGTTTCCGCAGCTCTACCTGGGATTGTACGGGCTGCTGCTGATCTTCGTGATCCTCTTCGAGCCGCTCGGCCTCACCGGGTTGTTCCTGCGTATCTTCCACCGCGTGCGGCCGGACCTCGCGGTCGGCGGTCCCGTGGAGGAAGCGCCCGTCGCTGCGACCGGCGCCACGGCGGCGCCGCGGGAGGCGAAATGACGGCGGTCCTGCGCGCGGACGGTCTGTCGAAGCGATTCGGCGGCCTGAAGGCGAACGACAACGTCTCGCTGTCGCTGCAGAAGGGACAGATCCTGGGTTTGATCGGTCCGAACGGGGCGGGAAAGACCACCTGCTTCTCGATGCTCGCAGGGTCCATTCCGCCGACTTCGGGACGCGTCTTCCTCGAGGAAGAGGAGATCACGGGCCGTCCGGCGTTCCTCGTCGCCCGCACCGGGGTCGTCCGCACACACCAGATCGTGCGTCCCTTCGCGAATCTCACCTTGCTCGAGAACTGCACGGTGGCCGCCGCCCAGTGTTCCGGCAGGGACGACGCAGGCTCCCGCGAGCTGGCGAACGAGATGTTGCAGTTCGTCGGCATCGACAAGCGGCGCAACGAGTATCCGGCCCGCTTGACGCTGGCAGGACGCAAGAAGCTGGAGATGGCGCGGGCGCTGTCGTGCGCGCCAAAAGTATTGCTGCTCGACGAAGTGATCGCCGGAGTGAACCCGGTGGAGGCGCG includes these proteins:
- a CDS encoding ABC transporter ATP-binding protein; translated protein: MTAVLRADGLSKRFGGLKANDNVSLSLQKGQILGLIGPNGAGKTTCFSMLAGSIPPTSGRVFLEEEEITGRPAFLVARTGVVRTHQIVRPFANLTLLENCTVAAAQCSGRDDAGSRELANEMLQFVGIDKRRNEYPARLTLAGRKKLEMARALSCAPKVLLLDEVIAGVNPVEARDMVTLIRRVRDERGISVLMIEHVMAAVMSLCEHVVVLDAGKLIAAGAPKEIVQNPAVVEAYLGKKHA
- a CDS encoding branched-chain amino acid ABC transporter permease, whose protein sequence is MKLIVPPWVRPRAVIALAIATAILAIAPLLHGNRYWHNQLTETLAAIATALAWNWLGGYLGQVSFGHAAMIGVGGFVAGRLQLALGVPMLAAWVIAGVIAGLYALVWGHPTLRLRGPYFSIATIGVGEATRLICTYWVWLTGGSSGMSLPVQANLKYQLYWYALALAVIALAASYVLRRSPLGLSLLAIKSDVDAAGDVGVSSVRLQDLVLFLSGLTMGVCGGFYASYYSFIEPNDMFGFLRSISFVLMGVIGGIGTIGGPAIGAVVFVLLRNNLIASFPQLYLGLYGLLLIFVILFEPLGLTGLFLRIFHRVRPDLAVGGPVEEAPVAATGATAAPREAK